A single window of Pleomorphomonas sp. T1.2MG-36 DNA harbors:
- a CDS encoding DUF2271 domain-containing protein, whose amino-acid sequence MKPFYALPLGFAAAVALPALAIAKPVTVTAQFADYGGYGAYAAVYVTDAQGKVVQTLHVAGKKAKYYRNLSGWARGASGSIDGLTGASIGSGGTLEVTADIADAMLDAGYQVRVDTAVEDGNAYVADGAVPLAAGSVGKPTPGNGYLQSLTVSY is encoded by the coding sequence ATGAAACCCTTTTACGCGCTGCCGCTCGGGTTCGCCGCCGCCGTCGCGCTGCCGGCGCTGGCCATCGCCAAGCCCGTCACCGTCACGGCGCAGTTCGCCGACTACGGCGGCTACGGCGCCTATGCGGCGGTCTACGTCACCGATGCCCAGGGCAAGGTGGTGCAGACGCTGCACGTGGCTGGCAAGAAGGCCAAGTACTATCGCAACCTCTCGGGCTGGGCGCGCGGCGCCAGCGGCTCGATCGACGGGCTGACCGGCGCCAGCATCGGTTCGGGCGGCACGCTGGAGGTGACCGCCGACATCGCCGACGCCATGCTCGACGCCGGCTATCAGGTGCGCGTCGACACCGCCGTCGAGGACGGCAACGCCTATGTGGCGGATGGCGCCGTTCCGCTGGCCGCCGGCTCGGTCGGCAAGCCCACACCCGGCAACGGCTACCTCCAGTCGCTCACCGTTTCCTACTGA
- a CDS encoding PepSY domain-containing protein, which translates to MLRRIHSLPGVVLAVLLTVLAVTGAFLSVNPALDRLANPAVSSGVSVAALAEAVSARHQEIDKIAVRPSGAVTVTYADNGVTGTEQVDPATGTALGAPQGQSALVRWMTELHRSLFLGDAGKIGTGIAAAAMLALSLSGIVLLMRSLGGWRGYFAPVRGDLLTRLHGEVSRFAVVGLMLSSLTGLYMSADTFGLLPDPSADAMPPMAQSSGGPVAPVGSLSGLQSVSVADLRQLTFPAKDDPTDVYMVTTAKGDTCVDASTGAVLSVMPASIWDRIRQTVVMLHTGRGAWALGLLLGAASGSVPLLGVTGVLMWWRRRSSRPAIAANVSARSADTVILVGSEGNTTWGFAATLHDALTASGHRVHTAPMNALSSAHLSAERLLVLTATYGDGGAPASANAFLARLAGLDGAVPVAVLGFGDRSFPQFCRFAQDVSEAVAAKGWPLMMGLKRVDRQSAQEFAAWGRDLGELLGHELTLAHRARLPKTEPLELLSSELYGEAVGAPVAIMRFSAGSKSPAFEAGDILGVLPPGETMPRFYSLASSARDGFLEICVRLRQGGVCSTYLHGLAPGESVAAFVRTNPRFRPIEGRAPLILIGAGAGIGPLTGFVRANDDHRPVHLYWGGRSPSSDFLYEHELAEHIAEKRLTSLTTAFSRGPDGGYIQDRLAADAPKLRELIRHGAQVLVCGGRDMADAVTSALGGVVRPLGLDLATLKSDGRYVEDVY; encoded by the coding sequence ATGCTGCGCCGTATCCACTCCCTGCCCGGTGTCGTCCTCGCCGTTCTCCTGACGGTGCTTGCCGTGACCGGCGCGTTCCTGTCGGTCAATCCGGCGCTCGACCGGCTGGCGAATCCGGCCGTCAGCTCCGGCGTCAGCGTCGCCGCCCTGGCAGAGGCCGTCAGCGCCCGCCACCAGGAGATCGACAAGATCGCCGTGCGCCCGAGCGGCGCGGTCACGGTCACCTATGCCGACAACGGCGTGACCGGCACCGAGCAGGTCGATCCGGCGACCGGCACCGCGCTCGGCGCGCCGCAGGGGCAATCGGCGCTGGTGCGCTGGATGACCGAGCTGCACCGCTCGCTGTTCCTCGGCGACGCCGGCAAGATCGGAACCGGCATCGCCGCCGCGGCCATGCTGGCGCTCAGCCTGTCCGGCATCGTCCTGCTGATGCGCTCTCTCGGTGGCTGGCGTGGCTACTTCGCGCCGGTGCGCGGCGACCTCCTGACGCGCTTGCACGGCGAGGTCAGCCGCTTCGCCGTCGTCGGCCTGATGCTGTCGTCGCTGACCGGCCTCTACATGTCGGCCGACACCTTCGGCCTGCTCCCCGACCCGTCCGCCGACGCCATGCCGCCGATGGCCCAAAGCAGCGGCGGCCCGGTGGCGCCGGTCGGCAGCCTGTCCGGCTTGCAGTCGGTCTCCGTCGCCGATCTGCGCCAGCTGACCTTCCCGGCCAAGGACGACCCCACCGACGTCTACATGGTCACCACTGCCAAGGGCGATACCTGCGTCGATGCCTCGACCGGCGCCGTGCTGAGCGTCATGCCGGCGAGCATCTGGGACCGCATCCGCCAGACCGTCGTCATGCTGCACACCGGCCGTGGCGCCTGGGCGCTCGGCCTGCTGCTCGGCGCCGCCTCCGGCTCGGTGCCGCTCTTAGGCGTCACCGGCGTTCTGATGTGGTGGCGCCGCCGCTCCAGCCGGCCGGCCATTGCCGCCAACGTCTCGGCACGCTCGGCCGACACGGTGATCCTGGTCGGCAGCGAGGGCAACACCACCTGGGGCTTCGCCGCCACGCTGCACGACGCGCTGACCGCGTCGGGCCATCGCGTCCACACGGCGCCGATGAATGCGCTGTCCTCGGCCCACCTCTCGGCCGAGCGGCTGCTGGTCCTGACGGCCACCTATGGCGACGGCGGCGCGCCGGCCTCGGCCAACGCCTTCCTCGCCCGCCTTGCCGGCCTCGACGGCGCGGTGCCGGTGGCGGTGCTTGGCTTCGGCGACCGCAGCTTCCCGCAGTTCTGCCGCTTCGCGCAGGATGTGTCGGAGGCGGTGGCCGCCAAGGGCTGGCCTCTGATGATGGGCCTGAAGCGCGTCGACCGCCAGTCGGCACAGGAATTCGCCGCCTGGGGCCGCGACCTCGGCGAATTGCTCGGCCACGAATTGACGCTCGCCCATCGCGCGCGTCTGCCGAAGACCGAGCCGCTGGAACTTCTGTCGAGCGAGCTCTACGGCGAGGCCGTCGGCGCGCCCGTCGCCATCATGCGCTTCAGCGCCGGCAGCAAGTCGCCGGCGTTCGAGGCCGGCGACATTCTCGGCGTGCTGCCGCCGGGCGAGACCATGCCGCGCTTCTATTCGCTGGCCTCCTCGGCGCGCGATGGCTTCCTGGAAATCTGCGTGCGCCTGCGGCAAGGCGGCGTCTGCTCGACCTACCTGCACGGGCTGGCGCCGGGCGAGAGCGTCGCAGCGTTCGTCCGCACCAATCCGCGCTTCCGGCCGATCGAGGGCAGGGCGCCGCTGATCCTGATCGGCGCCGGAGCCGGCATCGGGCCGCTCACCGGCTTCGTGCGGGCCAACGACGATCACCGGCCGGTTCACCTCTACTGGGGTGGCCGTAGCCCGTCGTCGGACTTCCTCTACGAGCACGAACTGGCCGAACATATCGCCGAGAAGCGGCTGACCTCGCTCACCACCGCCTTCTCGCGCGGCCCCGACGGCGGCTACATCCAGGACCGGCTCGCCGCCGACGCGCCCAAGCTGCGCGAGCTGATCCGCCACGGCGCCCAGGTGCTGGTGTGCGGTGGCCGCGACATGGCTGACGCCGTCACCTCGGCGCTCGGCGGTGTGGTGCGGCCGCTCGGCCTCGACCTTGCCACTCTCAAGTCGGATGGACGCTATGTCGAAGATGTCTACTGA
- a CDS encoding FAD:protein FMN transferase has translation MSKMSTDTSVKLTLSGPTMGARWSAVFHGEPLGWHDDLRSALQASVDEVDRQMSTYRRDSDLSRLNAAPVGAWTQLPAETVAVIEAALAIGEASDGAFDVGVGDLVAAWGFGADARSGAPAGKASHGLALKTLELDAAGRRARKWAPLRLDLSGIAKGYGVDRLGETMDRFGIASWLVGIDGEMRARGGKPDGSAWAVGHERSVIGRRDLMGVLELEDVAVATSGGYRHCHEVAGRMVSHTMDPRTGEPLDNGLAAVTVLAETCMAADAWATALLVRGLDDGVALARRLGMSALFVDGQDNVISTLAA, from the coding sequence ATGTCGAAGATGTCTACTGATACGTCCGTGAAGCTCACGCTGAGCGGCCCCACCATGGGCGCCCGCTGGTCTGCCGTGTTCCATGGCGAGCCCCTCGGCTGGCACGACGATCTCCGGTCCGCTCTTCAGGCGTCGGTGGACGAGGTCGACCGGCAGATGTCGACCTACCGGCGGGACTCCGATCTCAGCCGGCTCAACGCGGCGCCGGTCGGCGCCTGGACCCAGCTGCCGGCCGAGACCGTCGCGGTGATCGAGGCGGCTCTCGCCATCGGCGAAGCCTCGGACGGCGCCTTCGACGTCGGCGTCGGCGATCTGGTGGCCGCCTGGGGCTTCGGCGCCGACGCCCGGAGCGGCGCGCCGGCCGGCAAAGCTTCGCATGGCCTCGCCCTCAAGACCCTCGAACTCGATGCGGCCGGCCGGCGGGCGCGCAAATGGGCGCCGCTCCGGCTCGACCTGTCGGGCATCGCCAAGGGCTATGGCGTCGACCGCCTCGGCGAGACGATGGACCGGTTCGGCATCGCCTCCTGGCTGGTCGGCATCGACGGCGAGATGCGGGCGCGCGGCGGCAAGCCCGACGGCAGCGCCTGGGCCGTCGGGCACGAACGATCCGTCATCGGCCGGCGGGACCTGATGGGCGTCCTGGAGCTGGAAGACGTGGCCGTGGCGACCTCCGGCGGCTACCGGCATTGCCACGAGGTGGCCGGGCGCATGGTGTCGCACACCATGGACCCGCGCACCGGCGAGCCGCTCGACAACGGCCTTGCCGCCGTCACCGTGCTCGCCGAGACCTGCATGGCGGCGGATGCCTGGGCGACGGCGCTGCTGGTGCGCGGCCTCGACGACGGTGTGGCGCTGGCCCGCCGCCTCGGCATGTCGGCGCTGTTCGTCGACGGGCAGGACAACGTCATCTCGACCCTTGCCGCCTGA
- a CDS encoding diguanylate cyclase domain-containing protein produces the protein MFGLLKIRIVILAAVFVGLVPFVASEIMRTRADMAQRLEDINKSMLTSLARSQRGFIEARLEVERLSETIALSDTLRTVSPEHCNESLAHVLHIQEKVERITLLTANGVGYCSTDPKAIGLYFGDRDYFTAALSSDKVVWSDFILSRVTGRRVLQSAMAIRTGGRVDFVLTIALDSAYLRQASLDQFSLPLTYGMLLDADGNVLDGGAMPGVTDHLSRETTKRMAALGTGLVLPGTYGAGDEVFGVATLPGTSNRIGFGVSTEEVRSVATHEMVERLALVGLVALGLVAVVLGLLEWLVLRGLRQVVHVAERVAAGDWTSRITQKPLLPDLALVGRSVNMMLDSLEASVNTDALTGLANRRALDRFLLASLNRLKRHGVGFTVVMIDIDAFKPFNDHYGHGTGDDVLQMVGAAIQRFARRTDEIAARYGGEEFTLILAETDPEKLALHLEALRQAVEAIAIPHLHSPHAVCTVSVGYAAAEPDDSPLTAISRADGCLYLAKNKGRNRVEGVPRDEQDFELFSSFMTQVA, from the coding sequence ATGTTCGGTCTTCTCAAGATCCGTATCGTCATCCTGGCCGCGGTGTTCGTCGGTCTCGTTCCCTTCGTGGCGAGCGAGATCATGCGTACGCGCGCCGACATGGCGCAGCGTCTCGAAGACATCAACAAGAGCATGTTGACCTCACTGGCTCGTAGTCAGAGAGGCTTCATCGAGGCGCGTCTCGAGGTCGAGAGATTGTCCGAGACCATCGCGCTGTCCGACACCCTCAGGACCGTCTCTCCCGAGCATTGCAACGAGAGCTTGGCGCATGTTCTCCACATCCAGGAAAAGGTCGAACGCATCACCCTCCTGACGGCGAATGGCGTCGGATATTGCTCGACCGACCCGAAGGCCATCGGCCTCTACTTTGGCGACAGGGATTACTTCACAGCCGCGCTGTCCTCCGACAAGGTCGTCTGGAGCGATTTCATCCTGAGCCGTGTCACCGGCAGAAGAGTCCTGCAGTCGGCCATGGCTATCCGTACCGGCGGCCGGGTCGACTTCGTGCTGACGATCGCCCTCGACTCGGCCTATCTGCGGCAGGCATCGCTCGACCAGTTCTCGCTGCCCCTGACCTATGGCATGCTGCTCGATGCCGACGGCAACGTGCTGGACGGCGGAGCGATGCCCGGCGTGACGGATCATCTGTCACGGGAGACGACCAAACGCATGGCCGCGCTCGGAACCGGGCTGGTGCTGCCCGGCACCTACGGGGCGGGCGACGAGGTGTTCGGCGTGGCGACGCTGCCGGGCACGTCCAACCGGATCGGTTTCGGCGTATCGACCGAGGAGGTGCGGTCCGTCGCCACCCACGAAATGGTCGAGCGGTTGGCGCTGGTCGGCCTCGTGGCGCTGGGATTGGTGGCGGTGGTGCTCGGCCTGTTGGAATGGCTGGTGTTGCGCGGGCTCAGGCAGGTGGTCCACGTGGCCGAGCGCGTCGCGGCCGGCGACTGGACGTCGCGGATCACCCAGAAGCCCCTGTTGCCCGACCTGGCCCTGGTCGGCCGGTCCGTCAACATGATGCTCGACAGCCTGGAGGCGTCCGTCAACACCGACGCGCTGACCGGGCTCGCCAACCGTCGGGCGCTCGACCGGTTCCTCCTTGCGAGCCTCAACAGGCTGAAGCGCCACGGCGTCGGCTTCACCGTCGTCATGATCGACATCGACGCCTTCAAGCCGTTCAACGACCACTACGGCCACGGCACGGGCGACGACGTGTTGCAGATGGTGGGCGCGGCCATCCAGCGTTTCGCCCGCCGGACCGACGAAATCGCCGCGCGTTATGGCGGCGAAGAGTTCACGCTCATCCTGGCGGAGACCGATCCGGAAAAGCTGGCGCTGCATCTTGAGGCGCTGCGGCAGGCCGTCGAGGCCATCGCCATTCCGCACCTCCATTCGCCGCATGCCGTCTGCACCGTCAGCGTCGGCTACGCGGCCGCCGAGCCCGACGACAGCCCGCTGACGGCGATCTCGCGCGCCGACGGCTGCCTGTATCTTGCCAAGAACAAGGGGCGCAACCGGGTCGAGGGCGTGCCGAGGGACGAACAGGATTTTGAACTGTTCTCCAGTTTCATGACGCAGGTGGCGTGA
- the queF gene encoding preQ(1) synthase: MTSDATGAHQLGKATATPASPDEAVLDRVPNPHPDIDYLARFTAPEFTSLCPVTGQPDFAHIVIDYVPAEWLVESKSLKLFLTSFRNHGSFHEDCTIMIARRLVDRLAPRWLRIGGYWYPRGGIPIDVFWQTGAPPKDLWLPDQGVATYRGRG; the protein is encoded by the coding sequence ATGACAAGTGATGCCACCGGCGCCCACCAGCTCGGCAAGGCGACCGCGACGCCCGCCTCACCCGACGAGGCTGTGCTCGACCGCGTGCCCAATCCGCATCCGGACATCGACTATCTCGCCCGCTTCACCGCGCCGGAGTTCACCTCGCTCTGCCCGGTGACCGGCCAGCCGGATTTCGCGCATATCGTCATCGACTACGTGCCCGCCGAGTGGCTCGTCGAATCCAAGTCGCTGAAGCTGTTCCTGACGTCGTTCCGCAACCACGGCTCCTTCCATGAGGATTGCACCATCATGATCGCCCGGCGGCTGGTGGATCGCCTGGCGCCGCGCTGGCTCCGGATCGGCGGCTACTGGTATCCGCGTGGCGGCATCCCCATCGACGTCTTCTGGCAGACCGGCGCGCCGCCAAAGGACCTCTGGCTGCCGGATCAGGGCGTGGCGACCTATCGCGGCCGGGGATAA
- a CDS encoding group III truncated hemoglobin, translating into MTATDAPRRGIPMGSIDEDSIHALVHGFYGKVMDDPDLAAIFGREIEKHEWPAHLDKMCAFWSSVLLRSGRYEGRPMRPHLIITGIEDRHFERWLTLFAETARQVFDDADANGVIATAERIGHNFRLARAQNRGLDSTRMEMIRAEPDGPREPAVWTPPQ; encoded by the coding sequence ATGACCGCAACGGACGCGCCGCGACGCGGCATTCCCATGGGATCGATCGACGAGGACAGCATCCACGCGCTGGTCCACGGCTTCTACGGCAAGGTGATGGACGATCCGGACCTCGCCGCCATCTTCGGCCGCGAGATCGAAAAACACGAGTGGCCGGCCCACCTCGACAAGATGTGCGCCTTCTGGTCGTCGGTGCTCTTGCGATCGGGCCGCTACGAGGGCCGGCCGATGCGGCCGCACCTCATCATCACAGGCATCGAGGACCGACATTTCGAGCGCTGGCTGACGCTGTTCGCCGAGACGGCCCGCCAGGTGTTCGACGATGCCGACGCCAACGGCGTCATCGCCACCGCCGAACGCATCGGCCACAACTTCCGCCTCGCCCGCGCCCAGAACCGGGGGCTCGACAGCACGCGCATGGAGATGATCCGCGCCGAGCCGGACGGCCCGCGTGAGCCGGCCGTCTGGACACCGCCGCAATAG
- a CDS encoding TetR/AcrR family transcriptional regulator produces MRAKTDEKRNAIIAAATAVFEEVGYRGASMAMIAARLGGSKATLYGYFHSKEQLFATAVTSALDEIGDEMLASLRADGDIVTVLTRFSRLYLDLITRPEILAIQRTVLSESQTTGLGREVYLLGPQRGIDALTDFFSERAARGEIDVPSPRLGALYFKSLLEAGVSEPLLYGLDEIRDKSEAVETAVAAFMKIYGKP; encoded by the coding sequence ATGCGCGCGAAGACCGATGAGAAGCGAAACGCCATCATCGCCGCGGCCACGGCCGTGTTCGAGGAGGTGGGCTACCGGGGCGCCAGCATGGCGATGATCGCGGCCCGGCTCGGCGGCTCCAAGGCGACGCTCTACGGTTACTTCCACTCCAAGGAGCAGTTGTTCGCCACCGCCGTGACGTCGGCGCTGGATGAGATCGGCGATGAAATGCTGGCCTCCCTCCGCGCGGACGGCGACATCGTGACGGTTCTCACCCGCTTCAGCCGGCTTTACCTCGATCTGATCACGCGGCCGGAAATCCTGGCGATCCAGCGCACCGTTCTGAGCGAGAGCCAGACCACCGGCCTCGGGCGCGAGGTCTATCTGCTCGGTCCCCAGCGCGGCATCGACGCCCTGACCGACTTCTTCTCCGAACGGGCGGCAAGGGGGGAAATCGACGTCCCCTCGCCTCGGCTCGGCGCCCTCTATTTCAAGAGCCTCCTGGAAGCCGGCGTCTCGGAGCCGCTCCTCTATGGCCTCGACGAGATCAGGGACAAGAGCGAAGCCGTCGAGACAGCCGTCGCCGCCTTCATGAAAATCTATGGCAAGCCGTGA
- a CDS encoding efflux transporter outer membrane subunit — protein MRSSIVKTGYSASFLLFISALYGGCAMLPENAALSSVKPMDAYASDRSLAPAKDAAWPADDWWTAYGDPQLATLIGEGLTGASDMRIAEARVALAQAGVAVSGASLLPTVGASAKADSEKQSYNYLIGKDFAPKGWNDAGMGTLSLDWEIDFWGKNRAQLAAARGRVAAAEGEAAATRLALSTGIADAYGRLAALHADRDSVVSAIGVRKQTLSLMSDRYGKGLENEGALERSRAAEASAEAELAQVDEQIGLARNQLAALVGAGPDRGLAIARPKVRGGRFTGVPQSLPADLLGRRPDIVAARATAEAGLKDIDAAKAAYYPNVNLAAMIGKQALGLNMLADPGSTLGSVGPAVSLPIFDGGRLRAGERSAVSQYEIAVAGYDRTLTEALRQVADAVVSKRQLASQLANTRRSAAAAEKAWRVVSDRYNGGLATYLEVLTAEDALIGARRATAALQARAFTLDIAMVRALGGGFRSTEKQS, from the coding sequence ATGCGTTCCAGCATCGTCAAAACAGGCTATTCCGCCAGCTTTCTTCTATTCATATCAGCGCTTTATGGCGGATGCGCCATGCTGCCCGAGAACGCCGCGCTGTCGTCCGTCAAGCCGATGGATGCCTATGCGTCGGACAGGAGTCTTGCGCCCGCCAAGGATGCGGCGTGGCCGGCGGACGACTGGTGGACGGCCTATGGCGACCCGCAGCTCGCCACCCTGATCGGCGAGGGGCTAACGGGTGCCTCCGACATGCGGATCGCCGAGGCGCGGGTGGCGCTGGCCCAGGCCGGCGTCGCCGTGTCGGGCGCCTCGCTGCTGCCCACCGTCGGCGCATCGGCCAAGGCCGACAGCGAGAAGCAGTCCTACAACTACCTGATCGGAAAGGACTTCGCCCCCAAGGGGTGGAACGACGCCGGCATGGGGACGCTATCCCTCGACTGGGAAATCGACTTCTGGGGCAAGAACCGGGCGCAACTGGCCGCTGCCAGGGGTAGGGTCGCCGCCGCCGAGGGCGAGGCCGCCGCCACGCGCCTCGCGTTGTCCACCGGCATCGCCGATGCCTATGGCCGCCTCGCCGCGCTGCACGCCGACCGCGACAGCGTGGTCAGCGCCATCGGCGTGCGCAAGCAGACGCTGTCGCTGATGAGCGACCGCTATGGCAAGGGGCTCGAAAACGAAGGGGCGCTGGAGCGCTCCCGCGCGGCGGAGGCTTCCGCCGAGGCCGAGCTGGCCCAGGTCGACGAACAGATCGGCCTTGCGCGGAACCAGCTTGCCGCTCTCGTCGGCGCCGGGCCGGATCGCGGCCTCGCCATCGCCCGCCCCAAGGTAAGGGGTGGCCGTTTCACCGGCGTTCCTCAGAGCCTGCCGGCGGATCTTCTCGGCCGACGCCCGGATATCGTGGCCGCCCGCGCCACCGCCGAGGCCGGCCTCAAGGATATCGACGCCGCCAAGGCCGCCTACTATCCCAACGTCAACCTCGCCGCGATGATCGGCAAGCAGGCGCTCGGCCTCAACATGCTCGCCGACCCCGGCTCGACGCTCGGTTCGGTCGGCCCGGCCGTCTCGCTGCCGATCTTCGACGGAGGCCGCCTCCGGGCCGGCGAACGCAGCGCCGTGTCGCAATATGAGATCGCCGTCGCCGGCTACGACAGGACGCTGACGGAGGCCCTGCGCCAGGTGGCGGATGCCGTGGTGAGCAAACGCCAGCTTGCCAGCCAGCTTGCCAATACCCGACGTTCGGCGGCCGCCGCCGAGAAGGCGTGGCGCGTCGTCAGCGACCGCTACAACGGCGGCCTTGCCACCTATCTCGAAGTGCTGACGGCCGAAGACGCGCTGATCGGCGCCCGCCGCGCCACGGCCGCCCTGCAGGCCCGCGCCTTTACCCTTGATATCGCGATGGTCCGCGCCCTCGGCGGCGGGTTCCGCAGCACGGAGAAGCAGTCGTGA
- a CDS encoding HlyD family secretion protein, which yields MSKIDLDAEESPLAAKAAVNPKKRGPLFLGLILAVAASGGAYYAYDTLYASRHAITDNAYVGADVAQITPLVAAPVVEVLASDTEMVRKGDVLVRLDDTDAKLALAMAEAAYQNAIRRVTALVANDKGLAAQIVGREADQAQAAAQLASAEAGYAKARIDLDRRKTLAGNGSVSGDEITAVETLLKTAEASLSSARAGAAGADAAHDAAVAAKEANAAMISGVGIDDNPEVLAARSARDQAQVNLDRTVMRAPVDGVISRRQVQVGQRVQPGMTLMVVVPLQAAYVDANYKEVQLAHVKPGQTVTLTSDLYGSDVPFTGTVVGFSGGTGAAFSVVPAQNATGNWIKVVQRLPVRIALDPAELAAHPLQVGLSMTADIAIAE from the coding sequence ATGAGCAAGATCGACCTCGACGCCGAGGAGAGCCCGCTGGCCGCCAAGGCCGCCGTCAACCCCAAGAAGCGCGGCCCGCTGTTTCTCGGCCTCATCCTGGCCGTGGCGGCCTCGGGCGGCGCCTACTACGCCTATGACACGCTCTATGCGTCGAGGCACGCCATCACCGACAACGCCTATGTCGGCGCCGACGTGGCCCAGATCACGCCGCTGGTGGCGGCGCCGGTGGTCGAGGTTCTCGCCAGCGACACGGAAATGGTGAGGAAGGGCGATGTGCTCGTTCGCCTCGACGACACCGACGCCAAGCTGGCGCTCGCCATGGCCGAGGCGGCCTATCAGAACGCCATCCGCCGCGTGACGGCGCTGGTCGCCAACGACAAGGGGCTGGCGGCCCAGATCGTCGGGCGTGAGGCCGATCAGGCGCAGGCGGCGGCCCAGCTCGCCTCCGCCGAAGCGGGATACGCCAAGGCCAGGATCGACCTCGACCGCCGCAAGACGCTGGCCGGCAACGGCTCGGTGTCGGGCGACGAGATCACTGCCGTCGAGACCTTGCTGAAAACCGCCGAGGCCAGCCTGTCGTCGGCGCGGGCCGGCGCGGCCGGCGCCGACGCCGCCCATGACGCCGCCGTGGCCGCCAAGGAGGCCAACGCCGCCATGATCTCCGGCGTCGGCATCGACGACAATCCGGAGGTGCTGGCCGCCCGCTCGGCGCGCGATCAGGCCCAGGTCAATCTCGACCGCACGGTGATGCGGGCGCCGGTCGACGGCGTCATCTCCCGCCGTCAGGTTCAGGTGGGCCAGCGCGTCCAGCCGGGCATGACGCTGATGGTGGTGGTGCCGCTTCAGGCCGCCTATGTCGACGCCAACTACAAGGAAGTGCAGCTCGCCCACGTCAAGCCCGGCCAGACGGTGACGCTCACCTCCGACCTCTACGGCAGCGACGTGCCGTTCACCGGCACGGTGGTGGGCTTCTCCGGCGGCACCGGCGCCGCCTTCTCGGTGGTGCCGGCCCAGAACGCCACCGGCAACTGGATCAAGGTGGTGCAGCGCCTGCCGGTGCGCATCGCGCTCGATCCGGCGGAACTGGCGGCCCATCCGTTGCAGGTCGGCCTGTCGATGACCGCCGACATCGCGATCGCCGAGTGA